A region of Piscinibacter gummiphilus DNA encodes the following proteins:
- a CDS encoding LytR/AlgR family response regulator transcription factor: MNATALIAEDEPLLAASLQAELRGQWPELAVAGIAPNGPAAVAMALEHRPDVLFLDVRMPGRTGIEAAQELAEEWPEGTPLPLIVFVTAYDEYALRAFDLAAVDYVLKPVRADRLALTCTRLKEGLAKRRGGASDTLDQLRQLLGGAVPAASTRLTVIQASAGNAIHMVRVDDVIYFEAADKYVRLVTAEREHLIRTSLRELLPQLDTQRFWQVHRGTVVRADAIATATRDESGKLTLSLRGHTDKLPVSRLYSHLFKGM, translated from the coding sequence ATGAACGCCACCGCCCTGATCGCCGAGGACGAACCCCTGCTCGCCGCCAGCCTGCAGGCCGAGTTGCGCGGGCAATGGCCCGAGCTGGCCGTGGCCGGCATCGCGCCCAATGGGCCCGCCGCCGTGGCGATGGCGCTCGAGCACCGGCCCGACGTGCTGTTCCTCGACGTGCGCATGCCGGGCCGGACCGGCATCGAGGCGGCCCAGGAGCTGGCGGAGGAATGGCCGGAGGGCACGCCGCTGCCACTCATCGTGTTCGTGACGGCCTACGACGAATACGCGCTGCGGGCCTTCGACCTCGCGGCGGTGGACTACGTGCTCAAGCCCGTGCGGGCGGACCGCCTCGCGCTGACCTGCACGCGGCTGAAGGAAGGCCTCGCGAAACGCCGGGGCGGTGCGTCGGACACGCTCGACCAGCTGCGCCAGCTGCTGGGCGGCGCGGTGCCGGCCGCGTCGACGCGCCTGACCGTGATCCAGGCGAGCGCGGGCAACGCGATCCACATGGTGCGCGTGGACGACGTGATCTATTTCGAGGCGGCGGACAAGTACGTGCGGCTCGTCACCGCCGAACGCGAGCACCTGATCCGCACGTCACTGCGTGAGCTGCTCCCGCAGCTCGACACGCAGCGCTTCTGGCAGGTCCACCGGGGCACGGTGGTGCGGGCGGACGCCATCGCCACGGCCACGCGCGACGAGAGCGGCAAGCTCACGCTGAGCCTGCGCGGCCACACCGACAAGCTGCCGGTGAGCCGCCTCTACAGCCACCTCTTCAAGGGAATGTGA
- a CDS encoding sensor histidine kinase, with translation MSNDASPRHFLRHAGLVICINTLIAACLVVSDAGKTFLSQFIYAQSIGLVTWALIDFGRFAIQRDPDSGWPKGWRAIALPAFGVTVGNIVGSVIGDLLTGLDRMSVLHHHSTREMLGHLLYFGTIGGVVAYFFWATGRAKHFAEVIATTRREAAETQLMLLQSQLEPHMLFNTLANLRALISADPNRAQEMLDHLIAFLRSTLSASRTVQHPLSTEFERTADYLALMKIRMGERLATDLDLPGDLAGAMVPTLLLQPLVENAIKHGLEPHIAGGRISVHARRDGRHLVIDVRDTGVGLDAAASAQGTQFGLEQVRKRLSTRHGDLATLTLSAATDAAGGTLASVRLPLETP, from the coding sequence ATGAGCAACGACGCCTCGCCCCGCCACTTCCTCCGCCACGCGGGGCTGGTGATCTGCATCAACACGCTCATCGCGGCCTGCCTCGTGGTGTCGGACGCCGGCAAGACCTTCCTCAGCCAGTTCATCTACGCCCAGTCCATCGGGCTCGTGACCTGGGCGCTGATCGACTTCGGCCGCTTCGCCATCCAGCGCGACCCGGACAGCGGCTGGCCCAAGGGCTGGCGGGCCATCGCCCTGCCCGCCTTCGGCGTGACGGTGGGCAACATCGTCGGCAGCGTGATCGGAGACCTGCTCACGGGCCTGGACCGCATGAGCGTGCTGCACCACCACAGCACCCGCGAGATGCTGGGCCACCTGCTCTACTTCGGCACCATCGGCGGGGTCGTGGCGTACTTCTTCTGGGCCACGGGCCGCGCGAAACACTTCGCCGAGGTCATCGCCACCACCCGGCGGGAGGCCGCCGAGACCCAGCTGATGCTGCTGCAGTCGCAGCTCGAACCGCACATGCTGTTCAACACGCTCGCGAACCTGCGGGCGCTGATCTCGGCCGACCCGAACCGCGCGCAGGAGATGCTCGACCACCTGATCGCGTTCCTGCGCTCGACGCTGTCGGCCTCCCGCACGGTGCAGCACCCGCTGTCCACCGAGTTCGAGCGCACCGCCGACTACCTCGCGCTGATGAAGATCCGCATGGGCGAGCGCCTCGCCACCGACCTCGACCTGCCCGGTGACCTCGCAGGCGCGATGGTGCCCACGCTGCTGCTGCAGCCGCTGGTGGAAAACGCGATCAAGCACGGCCTCGAGCCGCACATCGCGGGCGGGCGCATCTCGGTGCATGCCCGGCGCGACGGGCGGCACCTCGTGATCGACGTGCGCGACACCGGCGTGGGCCTCGACGCCGCCGCGTCCGCCCAGGGCACGCAGTTCGGGCTCGAACAGGTGCGCAAGCGCCTGAGCACCCGGCACGGCGACCTGGCCACGCTGACCCTCTCGGCCGCCACCGACGCCGCCGGCGGCACCCTCGCCTCCGTCCGCCTTCCGCTGGAGACCCCGTGA
- a CDS encoding DUF6622 family protein yields the protein MHATSTQIVTQAPTWVWFLLTGLLAIGLMQARDRLVSLRLATVLPLVMLVLSFRAVVSTFVPSADNVMAWFMGVVVAVAVTHLSGWPRGIEWDARHQRIAVPGSWVPLMLFLAIFALKFAVGAAMATHAAITGDPAFAPAVALAYGAFSGIFLRRGIAMWRAVPSRIGRLQPTA from the coding sequence ATGCACGCCACCTCCACCCAGATCGTCACCCAGGCCCCCACCTGGGTCTGGTTCCTGCTGACCGGGCTGCTCGCCATCGGCCTGATGCAGGCCCGCGACCGCCTCGTGAGCCTGCGGCTCGCCACCGTGCTGCCGCTCGTCATGCTCGTGCTGTCGTTCCGCGCCGTGGTCAGCACGTTCGTGCCCTCGGCCGACAACGTGATGGCCTGGTTCATGGGCGTCGTGGTGGCCGTCGCGGTGACGCACCTGTCCGGCTGGCCCCGCGGCATCGAATGGGATGCCCGCCACCAGCGGATCGCCGTGCCCGGCAGCTGGGTGCCGCTGATGCTGTTCCTGGCGATCTTCGCGCTCAAGTTCGCGGTGGGCGCGGCGATGGCCACCCACGCGGCGATCACCGGTGACCCGGCCTTCGCCCCGGCCGTGGCCCTGGCGTACGGCGCCTTCAGCGGCATCTTCCTGCGCCGCGGCATCGCGATGTGGCGCGCGGTGCCCTCGCGCATCGGTAGACTGCAGCCGACCGCCTGA